In Acidiphilium acidophilum, one genomic interval encodes:
- a CDS encoding polysaccharide deacetylase family protein, with protein sequence MFPDLLPNPRPVALREFRRIATVLIDTEEDFDWTDPTEGTDYATAYLSRIAELQPIFAAHGVVPTYLVTYPVLLNPDIVGLLIHYRDRGEAALGIQLHPWVTPPFEGRGSTAQSFGGNLAPEIEARKLESLCSRFIEVFASSPLVFRAGRYGLGRQTAALIEAAGILVDTSIAPRTSMRDEAGPDYSRIDFAPFWFGAQRSLLELPLGRAIVGWGGAFGDRLYRALIGTNGAWAPLAGLLARIECAERITLSPEGNDPRAVRRLVQGLGRRDQMILPLSFHSSSIAPGRNPYVRSRADLHRFYDDLSAILCDLTDEFSCRFAAAETIPALLCPAPAIR encoded by the coding sequence ATGTTCCCGGACCTGCTGCCCAACCCCCGCCCGGTCGCGTTGCGTGAGTTCCGCCGGATCGCCACTGTCCTGATCGACACCGAAGAGGATTTCGACTGGACCGATCCCACCGAAGGGACCGATTACGCGACTGCGTATCTGTCGCGCATTGCCGAACTTCAGCCGATTTTTGCCGCGCATGGCGTCGTACCGACCTATCTGGTCACTTATCCGGTGCTGCTAAATCCGGATATCGTCGGCCTGCTGATCCATTACCGTGATCGCGGCGAGGCGGCTCTCGGGATTCAGTTGCATCCCTGGGTTACGCCGCCATTCGAGGGGCGCGGGTCGACGGCGCAGTCGTTCGGCGGCAACCTTGCGCCGGAAATCGAGGCACGCAAGCTCGAATCGCTCTGCTCGCGCTTTATCGAGGTCTTCGCATCGTCTCCCTTGGTGTTCCGCGCCGGGCGCTACGGTCTCGGCCGGCAAACCGCCGCGCTGATCGAAGCGGCGGGAATTCTGGTCGACACCAGCATAGCGCCCCGGACATCGATGCGCGACGAAGCGGGGCCGGATTATAGCCGGATCGATTTCGCGCCGTTCTGGTTCGGCGCGCAACGGTCTTTGCTCGAACTGCCGCTGGGCCGCGCCATCGTCGGCTGGGGAGGGGCGTTCGGTGACCGCCTGTACCGGGCTTTGATCGGGACGAACGGTGCCTGGGCACCTCTTGCCGGCCTGCTCGCGCGGATCGAATGCGCCGAGCGGATCACCCTTTCGCCGGAAGGCAATGATCCCCGTGCCGTGCGGCGGTTGGTCCAGGGGCTGGGCCGACGCGATCAGATGATCCTGCCATTGAGCTTTCACAGCTCGTCGATCGCGCCGGGTCGTAATCCCTATGTTCGTTCGCGCGCCGATCTGCATCGGTTCTACGATGATCTGTCGGCGATCCTGTGCGATCTGACCGACGAATTTTCCTGTCGTTTCGCTGCCGCAGAGACCATTCCCGCTTTGCTGTGTCCGGCACCAGCGATCCGATGA
- a CDS encoding GNAT family N-acetyltransferase, with amino-acid sequence MDIVPGLTARLSPITDPECFGNDWRQVEAQAGGSVFQSWTWLGCRFDARFHDPLALQIMNGSRCVAIGVLNRERRWTGPSWHLGETGDSAADSVFIEHNGPLVVQNCPQARDAWFAALMHAPLGPGRMIVLSGIGTIDLAAARRHGVVTVSITRVAPRRDLAALRRDGMDCLDPVSANTRQQINRAWRRYAASGPIQVEPATSRDQAHEFMTGLTALHQTTWQGRGRQGAFARHEFRDFHDDLLRRGIESGTTDLLRISAGSRLIGYLYTLIWRGTASAYQSGFVYETEHPHEKPGLVCHVAAMRHYQARGLNNYDFLAGDDRYKTSLAGESTALHWARAAPRFTLAGAILLGRDRLKQWRPR; translated from the coding sequence GTGGATATCGTACCCGGGCTGACCGCCCGGCTCAGCCCGATCACGGATCCCGAATGTTTCGGTAATGACTGGCGGCAGGTCGAAGCGCAAGCCGGTGGCTCGGTATTCCAAAGCTGGACTTGGCTGGGTTGCCGCTTTGACGCACGGTTCCACGATCCTCTGGCGCTGCAGATCATGAATGGAAGCCGCTGCGTCGCCATCGGCGTGCTGAACCGCGAGCGGCGATGGACCGGTCCGAGCTGGCACCTCGGTGAAACCGGCGATTCCGCAGCCGATTCGGTGTTCATCGAGCATAACGGGCCGCTGGTGGTACAGAATTGCCCGCAAGCGCGGGATGCGTGGTTCGCCGCACTGATGCACGCACCGCTCGGTCCGGGGCGCATGATCGTACTGTCCGGGATCGGCACGATCGATCTGGCGGCGGCCCGGCGCCACGGCGTCGTCACCGTATCGATCACGCGAGTGGCGCCGCGGCGCGACCTCGCCGCATTGCGACGGGACGGCATGGATTGCCTCGACCCGGTCTCCGCCAACACCCGCCAGCAGATCAATCGTGCGTGGCGCCGGTATGCCGCAAGCGGCCCCATCCAGGTTGAACCTGCGACAAGCCGGGATCAGGCCCATGAATTCATGACCGGCCTCACCGCCCTGCATCAAACCACCTGGCAAGGGAGGGGGCGACAAGGTGCATTCGCCCGCCATGAATTCCGTGACTTCCACGACGATCTGCTTCGGCGCGGCATAGAATCGGGCACGACCGATTTGTTGCGAATCTCGGCAGGATCGCGGCTGATCGGCTATCTGTACACCCTGATCTGGCGCGGCACCGCGAGTGCCTATCAAAGCGGCTTCGTCTACGAGACCGAGCATCCGCATGAAAAGCCCGGTCTCGTATGTCATGTGGCGGCGATGCGGCATTACCAGGCGCGTGGTCTGAACAATTACGATTTCCTCGCCGGAGACGACCGGTACAAAACCAGCCTTGCCGGCGAAAGCACCGCCCTGCACTGGGCGCGGGCGGCACCGCGTTTCACTCTGGCGGGTGCGATCCTGCTCGGACGCGACCGCTTGAAGCAATGGCGCCCTCGATGA
- a CDS encoding PEP-CTERM sorting domain-containing protein has translation MRKIKSFLLSSVFLVGFTGVAHAGFADGNNYQFQVWTGSYSALGLSGTPANASMATLSGLPQVSPSASFNYTGPIDFSVGASETNSVSNFFGTNVGGISNYSSSSGLTESDFLDSTLSSPYQNVGGSLNSSAFVTFMEITGNYSAPAGTVVTISHDDGASLYSGVSNTPLILSGGPTTEIPSSIALAAASATPFTLVYVEANGAPSVLQISETLPVPEPGSLAVLGTGLIGLVLIRRRRRA, from the coding sequence ATGAGAAAAATCAAGTCGTTCCTGCTCTCGAGCGTCTTCCTTGTTGGGTTCACGGGGGTGGCTCATGCCGGCTTTGCCGATGGGAACAACTATCAATTTCAGGTCTGGACCGGCAGCTACAGCGCCTTGGGCCTGTCGGGCACGCCAGCAAACGCGTCCATGGCAACGCTCAGCGGGCTTCCGCAGGTAAGCCCGTCGGCGAGTTTCAATTATACGGGGCCGATCGACTTTTCGGTTGGGGCTTCGGAGACCAATTCCGTCAGTAATTTCTTCGGGACCAATGTTGGCGGCATTTCCAACTACTCGAGCTCGAGTGGGCTCACCGAGTCTGACTTTCTCGATTCGACGCTGAGCAGCCCGTATCAAAACGTCGGTGGCTCGCTTAACTCGAGCGCGTTCGTCACATTCATGGAAATCACCGGCAACTATTCGGCCCCGGCGGGAACCGTGGTGACCATTTCGCATGACGATGGGGCGTCGCTCTACAGCGGGGTGAGCAATACGCCGTTGATCCTCAGTGGCGGTCCCACGACCGAGATCCCCAGTTCGATCGCTCTTGCTGCGGCAAGCGCGACGCCGTTTACGCTGGTCTATGTCGAGGCGAACGGTGCGCCCTCGGTTCTCCAGATCTCGGAAACCCTGCCTGTTCCGGAGCCGGGTTCGCTCGCGGTTCTCGGTACCGGCCTGATCGGTCTGGTGCTTATCCGCCGCCGACGCCGGGCTTGA
- a CDS encoding PEP-CTERM sorting domain-containing protein gives MKRLLLASAFSLVSLVGMAAVAYAGPMDPTLSLGYSIGNGTVQTYATGTGIVSTETINSNGVRGTVTGQTSLGQFVNFDLDITGGATLTSPVSIYLTESDLTGAQVQSIEGQLTNNTLTLPVASSIVYSLYGSSSNALYSGTLLGTDTLSGTKSGSIYYGAFDTGSSLYSLTQVVTINPSSSGITNVSLDGAVNVPEPGSLALLGTGLVGLGLILRRRQKSS, from the coding sequence ATGAAACGGCTACTTCTTGCTTCTGCGTTTAGTTTGGTTTCTCTCGTCGGGATGGCGGCTGTTGCATATGCAGGTCCGATGGATCCGACGCTCTCACTGGGTTATTCAATTGGCAATGGCACGGTCCAGACCTACGCAACCGGGACGGGAATTGTATCGACCGAAACTATCAACTCCAATGGCGTTCGCGGGACCGTTACTGGCCAGACGAGCCTCGGTCAGTTTGTAAATTTCGATTTGGATATTACCGGTGGCGCGACCCTGACCTCGCCCGTCTCCATCTATTTGACGGAAAGCGATCTGACGGGCGCTCAAGTTCAGTCTATTGAAGGGCAGCTGACAAATAATACTTTGACGTTGCCAGTCGCATCGTCAATCGTATACTCACTCTATGGTTCCTCTAGCAACGCACTTTACAGTGGCACGCTCCTTGGCACCGATACTCTTTCCGGCACCAAATCGGGTAGCATCTACTATGGCGCGTTCGATACTGGCAGCAGTCTTTACTCATTGACCCAGGTGGTCACGATTAACCCTTCATCGTCCGGCATAACGAACGTTAGCCTCGATGGTGCCGTGAACGTTCCGGAACCCGGCTCGCTTGCCTTGCTCGGTACAGGACTTGTTGGACTGGGCTTGATCCTGCGTCGTCGTCAGAAGAGTAGCTAA
- a CDS encoding carboxymuconolactone decarboxylase family protein, whose protein sequence is MSTPTVPGFGDEPVTPRLGLPDPAHMSAAQRAAYDAIAAGPRGKVEGPLAVWLHSAELAHRAQALGEYCRFGSSLPPRLSELAILVMGAYWQAGFEWRIHAPIAEAAGIAPDIIAAIKRRERPVFVEADAQAVHDLSRELLETRDVAQSTYVLARAALGDRGLVDLVGVLGYYGMISMTIKLFHVNI, encoded by the coding sequence TTGAGCACGCCGACGGTGCCGGGGTTCGGTGATGAGCCTGTCACGCCGCGGCTCGGTTTGCCCGACCCCGCCCACATGAGTGCGGCGCAGCGTGCGGCGTATGATGCTATTGCCGCCGGGCCACGTGGCAAGGTCGAGGGGCCGCTTGCGGTGTGGCTGCACAGTGCCGAACTCGCCCACCGCGCCCAGGCACTCGGTGAATACTGCCGTTTTGGCTCGTCGCTGCCGCCACGCTTGTCCGAACTCGCAATTCTGGTGATGGGGGCCTATTGGCAGGCGGGATTCGAATGGCGGATTCACGCCCCGATTGCTGAAGCCGCCGGGATCGCGCCGGACATCATCGCCGCGATCAAGCGCCGTGAGCGACCTGTGTTCGTCGAGGCGGATGCACAGGCGGTGCATGATCTCTCCCGCGAATTATTGGAGACGAGAGACGTGGCTCAATCGACATACGTGCTTGCACGCGCGGCCCTGGGGGATCGTGGTCTCGTCGATCTGGTTGGTGTCCTTGGCTATTACGGCATGATATCGATGACGATCAAGTTGTTTCACGTCAATATTTAG
- the purH gene encoding bifunctional phosphoribosylaminoimidazolecarboxamide formyltransferase/IMP cyclohydrolase, with protein MSDKTPIRRALVSVSDKTGLVDLGRVLAAHGIEILSTGGSARTLRDAGVPVVEVADYTGVPEMLDGRVKTLVPKIHGGLLGRRDLPDHLAQMAAQNIPPIDLLVCNLYPFEQTVAKGAEFAECVENIDIGGPAMIRSGAKNHDAVAVITDPAQYGDLIAAIEDGGTTLKQRRHYAAAAYTRTATYDAAIATWFTATNGDADPDLRVTETVPPQTGEMFPARLAIAGLKHQALRYGENPHQVAAFYTTGERPGVASARQLQGKELSYINILDADAAYECVAEFDRPAVVIVKHATPCGVAVGDDLASAWDAAFAADPVSPFGGIIAVNRVLDAEAAEKISSIFIEVIIAPAAEPDAIALLARKKNLRLLIAGGLPDTAAGGLGFRSVAGGYLVQTRDNGMVARDDLKIVTRRAPTEAELADLLFAFRVCKHVKSNAIVYAKDGVTTGIGGGQTSRVDSSRIAVLKGGDRIAGSVLASDAFFPFADGVQAAIEAGATAIIQPGGSMRDAEVIAAADEAGLAMVFTGMRHFRH; from the coding sequence ATGAGCGATAAAACTCCGATTCGGCGGGCCCTTGTGTCGGTGTCCGACAAGACCGGGCTGGTCGATCTTGGCCGGGTTCTCGCGGCGCACGGCATCGAGATACTCTCGACCGGCGGATCGGCCAGGACTTTGCGGGACGCCGGTGTCCCCGTTGTCGAGGTTGCCGATTATACCGGCGTGCCTGAGATGCTGGATGGGAGGGTGAAGACCCTGGTGCCGAAAATTCACGGCGGCCTGCTGGGCCGGCGCGATCTGCCGGATCACCTCGCCCAGATGGCGGCCCAGAATATCCCGCCGATCGATCTGCTGGTGTGCAACCTTTATCCGTTTGAGCAGACGGTGGCGAAGGGGGCCGAATTCGCCGAATGTGTCGAGAATATCGATATCGGCGGGCCCGCCATGATCCGTTCGGGGGCCAAGAATCACGACGCGGTCGCCGTGATCACCGATCCGGCGCAATACGGGGATCTGATTGCTGCAATAGAGGATGGTGGCACGACGTTGAAGCAGCGCCGTCACTATGCCGCTGCGGCGTACACGCGCACCGCGACCTACGATGCCGCGATTGCGACCTGGTTCACCGCGACCAATGGCGACGCCGATCCCGATCTGCGGGTGACCGAAACCGTTCCGCCGCAGACCGGGGAGATGTTTCCTGCGCGCCTCGCCATTGCCGGGCTCAAGCATCAGGCGCTTCGCTACGGCGAGAATCCGCATCAGGTCGCCGCGTTCTACACGACCGGTGAGCGACCGGGCGTTGCCAGTGCACGGCAGCTTCAGGGCAAGGAGCTTTCCTATATCAATATTCTCGATGCGGATGCGGCTTATGAATGCGTCGCCGAATTCGATCGCCCGGCCGTGGTCATCGTCAAGCATGCCACCCCTTGCGGGGTTGCTGTCGGTGATGATCTTGCGTCTGCTTGGGATGCCGCCTTCGCTGCCGATCCGGTCAGCCCGTTTGGCGGGATCATTGCTGTGAACCGCGTGCTCGATGCCGAGGCCGCGGAGAAAATCTCGAGCATTTTTATCGAAGTCATCATCGCGCCTGCGGCCGAACCCGACGCCATCGCTCTGCTCGCGCGCAAGAAAAACCTGCGCTTGCTGATCGCGGGCGGTCTGCCCGATACCGCTGCCGGCGGGCTCGGGTTTCGCAGTGTTGCCGGAGGCTACCTTGTGCAGACCCGCGATAACGGAATGGTCGCGCGCGATGACCTGAAGATCGTGACCAGGCGTGCGCCGACCGAGGCGGAACTGGCCGATCTGCTGTTCGCATTTCGCGTCTGCAAACATGTGAAATCGAATGCGATCGTCTATGCGAAGGACGGTGTCACGACCGGTATCGGCGGCGGCCAGACAAGTCGGGTGGATAGTTCGCGGATCGCGGTGCTCAAGGGCGGTGATCGGATTGCCGGGTCGGTCCTTGCCTCCGACGCTTTTTTTCCGTTTGCCGATGGGGTTCAGGCCGCGATCGAGGCCGGGGCCACCGCCATCATTCAGCCCGGCGGTTCGATGCGCGATGCAGAGGTGATCGCGGCGGCGGATGAAGCCGGGCTTGCGATGGTCTTCACCGGTATGCGGCACTTCCGGCATTGA
- a CDS encoding CreA family protein, with translation MTRLIAAACLAGIAGFAGAVPSAHAETRIGAVATNFRLLGADDKVVVERLDDPKIPNVACYASFARTGGVKGSLGVATDPSRFALSCIATGPVTLPPGLPAKKQIAAISASFLVKHFNLYRLVDPDHKAVVYMLISTKLIHGSPANAVSAVPVTGG, from the coding sequence TTGACCAGATTGATCGCAGCAGCATGTCTGGCCGGAATTGCGGGCTTTGCCGGGGCGGTGCCGAGTGCGCATGCTGAAACCCGCATCGGCGCGGTTGCCACCAATTTTCGGTTGCTCGGCGCGGACGATAAGGTGGTCGTCGAACGGTTGGATGACCCTAAAATCCCCAATGTCGCGTGCTATGCCAGCTTTGCGCGCACCGGCGGGGTGAAGGGCAGCCTCGGCGTTGCGACCGATCCTTCGCGGTTCGCCTTGTCCTGCATCGCTACCGGCCCGGTCACCCTGCCACCGGGCCTGCCGGCGAAAAAGCAGATTGCGGCGATTTCGGCCTCGTTCCTGGTCAAGCATTTCAACCTGTATCGGCTGGTCGACCCCGATCATAAGGCGGTGGTCTACATGCTGATCAGCACCAAGCTCATTCACGGCTCGCCGGCCAATGCGGTTTCGGCGGTGCCGGTGACCGGTGGCTGA
- a CDS encoding glycosyltransferase family 4 protein → MAARHLVYLIGEDWFFASHFRARARAARAAGWRVSVVTRTGSAAAELRDEGFEVHGVDFRRARLNPLAEGRLALHITALYRKLAPDLVHHVALKPILLGSVAARLAGVRAIVNAPVGQGFVFASETAKARVLRPLVGAAMRATIGVRGAIAIFENAEDRTAMIASGAIRADDAVLIRGAGVDLAQFRPVIPPPGPVRIILGARMLRDKGIGEFIAAAGRLKGQGGDFVLAGTPDPGNPASLTEGDLRAAPNVRWIGHCDDMASLFASCHIACLPSYREGLPKFLLEAMAAGLPCVATNVTGCRDAVVAGETGLLIPPRDPAALGAALAGLIDDPARRARFGAAGRSRAERFYAEPIICAETLAVYERAITRDSER, encoded by the coding sequence ATGGCCGCCCGGCATCTGGTCTATCTGATTGGCGAGGATTGGTTCTTCGCTTCGCATTTCCGGGCCCGCGCCCGTGCTGCCCGTGCCGCCGGGTGGCGGGTTTCGGTGGTTACTCGCACCGGGTCTGCCGCCGCCGAACTGCGCGATGAAGGTTTTGAGGTCCACGGCGTCGATTTCCGGCGTGCCCGGCTCAATCCGCTTGCCGAGGGGAGGTTGGCCCTGCATATCACGGCGCTTTACCGGAAACTCGCCCCCGATCTGGTGCATCACGTGGCGCTGAAGCCGATCCTGCTCGGCAGCGTCGCGGCGCGGCTTGCAGGTGTGCGGGCCATTGTGAATGCGCCGGTCGGGCAGGGCTTCGTCTTTGCCTCGGAGACCGCGAAAGCAAGAGTGTTGCGACCGCTGGTTGGTGCCGCGATGCGTGCCACGATCGGTGTGCGCGGTGCCATCGCGATTTTCGAGAACGCGGAAGATCGCACCGCCATGATCGCATCCGGTGCGATCCGGGCGGACGATGCCGTGCTGATCCGGGGTGCCGGGGTCGATCTTGCGCAATTCCGGCCCGTGATTCCACCGCCTGGTCCGGTCCGCATTATTCTCGGAGCACGCATGTTGCGGGACAAGGGGATCGGTGAATTCATCGCGGCTGCCGGGCGTCTGAAAGGGCAGGGGGGAGATTTTGTTCTTGCCGGCACGCCCGATCCCGGTAATCCCGCCTCGCTGACCGAGGGCGATCTTCGTGCCGCCCCCAATGTGAGGTGGATCGGTCATTGTGATGACATGGCCTCCCTGTTTGCTTCGTGCCATATCGCCTGCCTGCCGTCCTATCGCGAGGGTTTGCCGAAATTTCTGCTCGAAGCGATGGCCGCCGGCCTGCCGTGTGTTGCGACCAACGTGACCGGCTGCCGCGATGCGGTGGTTGCCGGTGAGACCGGATTGCTGATTCCGCCGCGCGATCCCGCAGCCCTTGGCGCAGCACTGGCCGGGCTGATTGACGATCCGGCACGACGTGCCCGTTTCGGTGCCGCGGGGCGGAGTCGTGCCGAGCGATTTTATGCCGAGCCGATTATTTGCGCGGAGACGCTGGCGGTCTATGAACGCGCCATCACAAGGGACTCAGAGCGATGA
- the galE gene encoding UDP-glucose 4-epimerase GalE, whose product MARILLTGGAGFIGSHTAVVLLERGYDVVLLDDFSNAARDVPARLQRITGVGVPLIEADIRDEAAMAAALAAFPVDAVIHFAAKKAVAESEADPLLYYDSNIVGTVRLLAAMRRAGVGRIVFSSSATVYGEPDECPIDEQAALRVTNVYGRTKLVMEGMITDLVRTRTLKAAAVLRYFNPVGAHPSGLIGEDPTGVPANLMPYLCQVAEGKRPYLNVFGDDYPTHDGSGVRDFIHVMDLAEAHEAALRRVLGTDGDFTVNLGTGTGYSVLDMIGAFEGATGVKVPYKIAPRRPGDVAACYADPARAATLLGWRATRGIEDMCRDAWRWQSKIALTNHGP is encoded by the coding sequence ATGGCGCGGATTCTTCTGACCGGCGGGGCCGGTTTCATCGGCTCGCATACCGCCGTGGTTTTGCTCGAACGCGGCTACGATGTCGTGCTGCTCGATGATTTTTCCAACGCCGCGCGCGATGTGCCGGCCCGGCTGCAGCGGATTACCGGCGTCGGGGTGCCGTTGATCGAGGCGGATATCCGCGATGAGGCGGCCATGGCGGCGGCGCTGGCCGCATTTCCGGTCGATGCGGTGATCCATTTTGCCGCGAAGAAGGCGGTGGCCGAAAGCGAGGCCGATCCGCTTTTGTATTATGACAGCAACATCGTCGGTACCGTGCGGTTGCTGGCGGCGATGCGTCGCGCCGGGGTCGGCCGTATTGTGTTTTCCTCGTCCGCGACGGTTTATGGCGAACCGGACGAATGCCCGATCGACGAGCAGGCGGCACTGCGCGTCACCAATGTCTATGGCCGGACCAAGCTGGTGATGGAGGGGATGATCACCGATCTGGTCCGCACCCGCACGTTGAAGGCGGCGGCGGTGCTGCGCTATTTCAACCCGGTCGGCGCGCATCCTTCGGGTCTGATCGGGGAGGACCCGACCGGCGTTCCGGCCAATCTGATGCCTTATCTTTGTCAGGTCGCCGAAGGCAAACGCCCGTATCTCAACGTTTTCGGCGATGATTACCCCACGCATGACGGGTCCGGTGTGCGCGATTTCATTCATGTCATGGACCTTGCCGAAGCCCATGAGGCGGCGCTGCGCCGGGTGCTTGGGACCGATGGCGATTTTACCGTCAATCTCGGGACCGGCACCGGGTATTCGGTGCTGGACATGATCGGCGCCTTTGAGGGCGCCACAGGCGTCAAGGTTCCCTACAAGATCGCTCCCCGCCGGCCCGGTGATGTCGCCGCCTGCTATGCCGACCCGGCGCGGGCGGCAACGTTGCTTGGCTGGCGCGCGACACGCGGCATCGAGGATATGTGCCGCGATGCGTGGCGCTGGCAGAGCAAGATCGCCCTGACCAATCACGGGCCGTAA
- a CDS encoding heparinase II/III family protein translates to MAKLATIRSGGVPDAPALPVRDPWPGEPGRGARILKGEIEYRGAIRPLRPGGFNASDASPLMLAYIHGFSWLRDLRALGTDAARSRARALITDWVNGDQYPAVATAPATSGARLAAWLGHYDFFAASADDDFRQMLMARLVHDARHLSASLPIDARDGRAFTALKGLIAASVALPEHAGFLPRALRFLIPEIERQILPDGAHCERSPAAHLAALQDLTEIRALLQVGRAEAPAQLPGTIERMAIALRALRHADGGLALFNGTSEDWPNLIDLVLSQAGRTGRSNVSLAQSGFHRLTAGKTTIIVDAGVPPAPGMDRFAHAGTLAFEFSVGRERLIVNCGAAPASATDWRDALRATAAHSTLVIADVSSSEIKAEGLGRRPTVVELTRQEANGAHWLEASHDGWKKLFGAVHRRRLYLAESGEDLRGEDSVEADEPQPFTLRFHLHPNVTASIQQDNEAALLRLPSGQGWRLRAGGATLSVEESIYFGGAEPRRAEQIVLTSTPDGPQQVKWALTKMG, encoded by the coding sequence GCTCGCGACGATCCGCAGTGGTGGCGTGCCCGACGCGCCGGCGCTGCCGGTGCGCGATCCATGGCCGGGGGAACCCGGGCGCGGTGCGCGTATTCTCAAGGGAGAAATCGAATATCGCGGCGCGATCCGGCCGTTGCGCCCGGGGGGATTCAACGCCAGCGATGCATCGCCCTTGATGCTCGCCTATATCCATGGCTTTTCCTGGCTGCGCGATCTGCGGGCCTTGGGCACCGATGCGGCCCGCTCGCGCGCCCGTGCGCTGATCACGGATTGGGTCAATGGGGATCAATACCCTGCGGTCGCCACCGCGCCGGCGACGTCCGGTGCGAGGCTGGCAGCATGGCTCGGTCATTACGATTTTTTCGCGGCCTCGGCCGATGATGATTTTCGCCAAATGCTGATGGCGCGGCTGGTGCATGACGCGCGTCACCTCTCGGCATCGTTGCCGATCGATGCGCGTGATGGCCGCGCCTTCACCGCTCTGAAGGGATTGATCGCGGCTTCGGTCGCGCTGCCGGAGCATGCCGGTTTCCTGCCGCGTGCGCTGCGTTTCCTAATCCCGGAAATCGAACGCCAGATCCTCCCGGACGGCGCCCATTGTGAACGCAGCCCTGCGGCGCACCTGGCGGCGTTGCAGGATTTGACCGAAATCCGTGCCTTGCTTCAGGTGGGCCGCGCCGAAGCGCCGGCCCAGCTGCCGGGCACGATCGAGCGCATGGCGATTGCCTTGCGCGCGCTGCGTCATGCCGATGGCGGGTTGGCCTTGTTCAACGGCACGTCGGAAGACTGGCCCAATCTGATCGATCTCGTGCTCAGCCAGGCGGGCCGGACCGGGCGGAGCAATGTCTCGCTTGCGCAATCCGGGTTTCATCGGCTTACCGCTGGTAAAACCACCATTATCGTCGATGCCGGCGTGCCTCCGGCGCCCGGTATGGATCGGTTTGCCCATGCCGGTACGCTGGCATTCGAATTTTCGGTCGGGCGGGAACGGTTGATCGTGAATTGCGGCGCGGCACCTGCCTCCGCGACCGACTGGCGAGACGCGCTGCGGGCCACCGCCGCCCATTCAACGCTGGTGATCGCGGATGTATCGTCATCGGAAATCAAGGCCGAGGGACTGGGCCGCCGACCCACCGTGGTCGAACTCACGCGCCAGGAGGCCAACGGCGCTCACTGGCTTGAGGCCAGCCACGATGGCTGGAAAAAACTGTTCGGCGCGGTTCATCGCCGTCGACTGTATCTTGCGGAGAGCGGGGAAGACCTGCGCGGCGAGGACAGCGTGGAGGCGGACGAGCCGCAGCCGTTTACGCTGCGGTTTCATCTCCATCCGAACGTGACCGCCAGCATCCAGCAGGATAACGAGGCGGCATTGCTGCGCCTGCCCTCCGGCCAGGGATGGCGGCTGCGCGCGGGGGGCGCGACCCTCAGCGTCGAGGAATCCATCTATTTCGGCGGGGCCGAGCCGCGCCGGGCCGAACAGATCGTGTTGACCAGTACCCCGGATGGCCCGCAGCAGGTCAAATGGGCGCTTACCAAAATGGGTTGA